One segment of Gammaproteobacteria bacterium DNA contains the following:
- a CDS encoding EAL domain-containing protein has translation MVALVATLYSRHVVKPVQAVIDGFKRLRDERLDLNTRLVVNSQDEIGELTRWFNLFMENLQAQRTAEQALRESEERYSLAVHGANDGLWDWDLRRQQLYLSPRFKEMLGYTENDLGNDPIEWLSRIHPADRCHMQDALTAHLDRHAPYFECEHRLLHKDQHYFWVLSRGLAVRDSNDSPYRMAGSSTDIDRRKQSEEQLRHQALHDTLTGLPNRTAFIDYLRQAIERHKRFPDRMYAVLFLDLDHFKLINDTQGHSAGDALLIAVTQCLRRNIRAIDTLARLGGDEFVLLLEDLNDVRDALQTADRLLGVLALPRVLQEQQTITISASIGITLGSPDYETPEQLLRDADIAMYRAKALGKARYELFDIGMRDQIMRQLMLETELKRALEVSEFRLWYQPIVAMISEEIHGFEALLRWQHPERGLLAPGEFMATLENTGLIVPLGLWILEEACRQLADWRRCYPSAASLKISVNLSARQFQHALFVQRATAILADTGLPASALAIEVTETALIKDTEDAAAMLKQLRNLGFEIHMDDFGTGYSSLSYLDTFQVDAIKIDRSFVSRITASHEPPGLIKTLVALAKEMRIQTIAEGIETAEQWDCLKAQGCHYGQGYYLSRPLAPPAAEALLQAMLGLEPGQIE, from the coding sequence ATGGTGGCTTTGGTAGCCACTCTGTATTCCCGGCACGTTGTAAAGCCTGTTCAAGCCGTTATCGACGGTTTTAAGCGCCTGCGGGATGAACGTCTGGACCTTAATACCCGCCTCGTGGTGAACAGCCAGGACGAAATCGGTGAATTGACGCGCTGGTTTAATCTTTTTATGGAAAACTTGCAGGCGCAGCGCACTGCCGAGCAAGCGCTGCGGGAAAGCGAGGAGCGCTATAGTCTCGCCGTGCACGGGGCGAACGACGGTTTATGGGACTGGGATTTGCGACGCCAGCAATTGTATCTATCGCCACGCTTCAAGGAAATGCTGGGCTATACGGAAAATGATTTGGGCAACGATCCCATCGAATGGCTATCGCGCATCCATCCTGCTGACCGATGCCACATGCAGGACGCGCTCACCGCTCACTTGGACCGTCATGCACCCTACTTTGAATGCGAACACCGGTTGTTGCACAAGGATCAACACTATTTCTGGGTGCTCAGTCGCGGCTTGGCGGTGCGTGATAGCAACGACTCGCCCTATCGCATGGCCGGGTCCAGCACCGACATCGACCGCCGCAAACAGAGTGAAGAGCAACTTCGGCACCAGGCTCTGCACGATACGTTGACTGGGTTGCCCAATCGCACTGCTTTCATAGACTACCTGCGTCAGGCCATTGAGCGCCATAAGCGATTTCCCGACCGGATGTACGCCGTCCTGTTTCTCGATTTGGACCACTTTAAACTTATCAACGATACGCAGGGTCACAGCGCAGGCGATGCGCTCTTGATTGCAGTCACCCAGTGTCTGCGCCGCAACATCCGCGCTATCGATACCCTGGCCCGTCTGGGGGGCGATGAATTCGTGCTGCTGCTCGAGGATCTCAATGATGTCCGGGACGCTCTGCAGACCGCCGACCGCCTGCTCGGAGTTTTAGCCTTGCCGCGAGTTCTTCAGGAACAACAGACGATCACGATTTCCGCCAGTATCGGGATTACCCTGGGTTCGCCGGACTATGAGACGCCGGAGCAACTCCTGCGGGACGCCGATATCGCCATGTATCGCGCCAAGGCGTTGGGCAAGGCGCGCTATGAACTGTTTGATATTGGCATGCGTGACCAGATTATGCGGCAATTGATGTTGGAAACCGAGCTGAAACGGGCGCTGGAAGTCAGTGAATTTCGGCTTTGGTATCAGCCAATTGTGGCGATGATTTCTGAAGAAATTCATGGTTTTGAAGCATTATTGCGCTGGCAGCATCCAGAACGCGGCTTACTCGCGCCGGGTGAATTTATGGCGACGTTGGAAAATACCGGATTGATTGTGCCGCTGGGTCTCTGGATACTGGAAGAGGCGTGTCGCCAGTTGGCGGATTGGCGGCGCTGTTATCCGTCCGCCGCATCTCTCAAAATCAGCGTGAACCTGTCAGCCCGGCAATTTCAGCATGCGCTGTTCGTACAGCGTGCGACGGCGATCCTGGCCGATACCGGCTTGCCAGCCTCGGCGCTGGCCATCGAAGTCACGGAAACCGCGCTGATTAAAGATACGGAGGATGCCGCCGCCATGCTTAAGCAACTGAGGAACCTGGGTTTTGAAATCCACATGGATGACTTTGGCACGGGTTATTCTTCATTGAGCTATCTCGATACTTTTCAGGTCGATGCGATCAAAATCGATCGATCGTTTGTCTCCAGGATCACCGCCAGTCACGAACCACCTGGATTGATCAAGACGCTGGTTGCTCTGGCGAAGGAAATGCGGATTCAGACGATTGCGGAAGGAATCGAAACCGCCGAGCAATGGGACTGTCTGAAAGCGCAGGGTTGCCACTATGGTCAGGGTTACTACCTGTCCCGACCGCTCGCGCCGCCAGCGGCTGAAGCGCTGTTGCAGGCGATGCTCGGGCTTGAACCAGGGCAAATCGAATAA
- a CDS encoding flippase-like domain-containing protein has product MSPHHRRALTLSMGFAALLYLGFVLVADREAVFAALQRASLTMLLGIFALSLLNYLLRFWRWQRYVAAFDHALPIRRHFLYYLAGFTLTVTPGKAGEAVRSLYLHQHGVTYAQSLAALFVERLLDVLAMSLLALLILLARPDYAWLVAVAWILTLGLGGLVTCPWLPGKLRGWGRNHRYGHQFERLARLLDAAATLLRPGSLLFGLSLGVLSWGLEGSALYWIAQDIGAGINLATGLGVYAIAVLAGALSFLPGGLGGTEAVMGLLLVAFGADAASAVAITLLCRIATLWFAVALGGVAVGALGINRL; this is encoded by the coding sequence TTGTCCCCCCACCATCGCCGCGCCCTGACCCTGAGCATGGGTTTCGCCGCCCTGTTGTATCTGGGTTTTGTGCTGGTTGCCGACCGGGAAGCGGTGTTCGCGGCCTTGCAGCGCGCCAGTTTAACCATGCTGCTGGGCATTTTCGCCCTGTCGTTGCTGAATTACCTGTTGCGGTTCTGGCGCTGGCAACGCTATGTCGCCGCCTTTGACCATGCCTTGCCGATCCGGCGGCATTTTCTGTATTACCTAGCGGGTTTTACGTTGACGGTCACGCCGGGCAAAGCCGGCGAGGCAGTGCGGTCGTTATACCTGCATCAGCATGGCGTAACGTATGCGCAGAGCCTGGCGGCGCTGTTTGTGGAACGCCTGCTGGATGTGCTGGCGATGAGTCTGCTGGCGTTACTGATTCTGCTAGCCCGACCGGATTATGCTTGGCTGGTGGCGGTGGCCTGGATCTTGACCTTGGGATTGGGTGGGCTAGTCACGTGCCCCTGGTTGCCGGGGAAGCTGCGGGGCTGGGGACGCAATCATCGCTATGGCCATCAATTCGAGCGGTTGGCCCGCCTGCTGGATGCGGCGGCGACGCTGTTGCGACCCGGTTCTCTACTATTTGGGTTGAGTTTGGGCGTTTTGTCCTGGGGGCTGGAGGGATCGGCCTTGTATTGGATTGCGCAGGATATCGGGGCCGGGATCAATCTGGCGACGGGTCTGGGCGTCTATGCTATCGCGGTACTGGCCGGGGCGTTGTCGTTTTTGCCGGGTGGGCTGGGGGGAACCGAAGCGGTGATGGGATTGTTGCTGGTGGCCTTCGGCGCGGATGCGGCGTCAGCGGTCGCCATTACCCTGCTCTGCCGGATTGCGACGCTCTGGTTTGCCGTGGCGCTAGGTGGGGTGGCGGTGGGGGCGTTGGGTATTAACAGACTGTAA
- a CDS encoding metallophosphoesterase family protein — MTIMNFSIVDSIEPNQGIDLKTIKEVFNNEVSPLIHGDTFTGRPVTKIIANDNYVIKCHSEYQFNERDSKRWIEQVLAKERQYYVHNPSKTWFYVHQFEQILIANITPKLLPLHIGYKTIPPYDLLKHMENMADIYFYVAANFNIKLDEGLSNYGIDQYGKLYYIDDDIYKWDNFNSLTQILGVWFRQLEWLSQEHAQKLGVIFRKKLLDNFNDTHWIVVISQQINKLFYANEKQVERKQHFLEGFEASPSTTSKVQQRREGIQEKKFAILADIHANFPALTAVLSQLDKWGLKDAIVLGDIVGYGPHPMECIHELQKRNFLVIKGNHDHALIAGVPSRGFSPVGRWVLEWTADEVGSTECDWLAALPAYHQQDDWIAVHGAPQDKTFFNAYIYQLTYEENLNYLAEHAIRICLHGHTHIQGAYYHRKKRHGFEKAKQLLLEDINHCLVCPGSVGQPRSGKTGAEFAIFDQQQKTIHFYQVDYDLEHTIRDMHRYGFPIQLIDRLRKGR, encoded by the coding sequence ATGACGATTATGAATTTTAGCATTGTCGATTCAATTGAACCAAATCAAGGTATTGATCTTAAAACCATAAAAGAGGTATTTAATAATGAAGTAAGTCCATTGATTCATGGTGACACATTTACAGGACGTCCTGTCACTAAAATCATCGCTAATGATAATTATGTTATTAAATGCCACTCTGAATATCAATTCAACGAACGTGATAGTAAACGTTGGATAGAGCAAGTTTTAGCGAAAGAGCGTCAATATTATGTTCACAATCCTTCCAAAACATGGTTTTATGTTCATCAATTCGAGCAAATTCTCATTGCCAACATAACGCCAAAACTTTTACCGTTGCATATCGGATATAAAACTATTCCCCCATATGACTTATTAAAACACATGGAAAATATGGCAGACATATATTTTTACGTTGCTGCTAATTTTAACATTAAGCTTGATGAGGGATTATCAAATTATGGTATTGATCAATATGGAAAATTATATTATATAGATGATGATATTTATAAATGGGATAACTTTAATAGCTTAACACAGATACTCGGTGTTTGGTTTCGGCAATTGGAATGGTTGTCTCAAGAACACGCTCAGAAACTTGGCGTCATCTTTCGCAAAAAATTACTTGATAACTTTAATGATACTCATTGGATTGTGGTTATCAGCCAACAGATTAACAAACTATTCTACGCCAATGAAAAACAAGTGGAGCGCAAACAGCATTTTCTTGAAGGATTTGAGGCTTCGCCTTCAACCACAAGTAAGGTACAGCAACGACGCGAAGGAATCCAAGAAAAGAAATTTGCGATTTTGGCAGATATACATGCTAACTTCCCAGCTTTAACAGCGGTATTAAGCCAATTAGATAAGTGGGGACTTAAGGATGCGATCGTGCTCGGTGACATCGTTGGTTATGGTCCTCATCCAATGGAATGTATCCATGAGCTTCAAAAACGCAATTTTCTAGTTATTAAAGGAAACCATGATCATGCTTTGATTGCCGGAGTTCCCTCCCGTGGATTTTCACCAGTTGGGCGTTGGGTGCTAGAGTGGACTGCAGATGAAGTGGGAAGCACAGAATGTGATTGGCTAGCTGCTTTACCTGCTTATCATCAACAAGATGACTGGATTGCGGTACATGGCGCTCCGCAAGATAAAACTTTTTTTAATGCTTACATTTACCAACTAACTTATGAAGAAAACCTGAACTATTTGGCAGAACACGCCATCCGTATTTGCTTGCATGGACACACACATATTCAAGGCGCTTATTATCATCGAAAAAAACGTCATGGGTTTGAGAAAGCCAAACAATTACTGCTGGAGGATATTAACCATTGCTTGGTATGCCCAGGCTCTGTGGGGCAGCCCCGCAGTGGCAAAACGGGCGCGGAATTCGCAATTTTTGATCAACAGCAGAAGACAATCCACTTTTATCAAGTAGATTATGATTTAGAGCACACTATAAGGGATATGCATCGCTACGGTTTTCCGATACAGTTGATTGATCGTTTACGTAAAGGGCGATAA
- a CDS encoding transposase: protein MLEDLPLGARFQGYRRYVVQDVVIELHNTCYELEQWRFPTGEYVTASVPVVVRGGHYGPQFVTYVLHQYYQAHVTQPVLLAQVREWGVEISSGQLNRLLTEGYDDFHQEKDAIKAVGLTVSSYVQTDDTGARHQGQNGYCTYLGNEWFACFASTDAKSRINFLEVLQTERRYEINAEALAYMADHGVAAGHRERLAQRPIVATDPQAWAAYLRRNRVDSPRAMTLVTEGALIGGLAAQGFPLDLRLLSDDAGQFALFTHALCWVHAERPLQQILPLNEADRVAIDDVQEQIWTIYRNLATYRLSPTQAAKAAINAQFDTLCATATACEPLNHVLRSFQRNREELLRVLDYPELPLHNNRSENDIRDMVKKRKISAGTRSEDGRRCRDTFLSLKKTCVKHGLSFWEYLYDRVSGQNTIPPLTDLIRQAAAA, encoded by the coding sequence ATCCTGGAGGACCTCCCGCTCGGGGCGCGGTTCCAAGGCTACCGGCGGTATGTCGTCCAGGATGTCGTTATTGAACTCCATAATACCTGCTATGAGTTGGAGCAATGGCGGTTCCCTACCGGCGAATACGTCACGGCGTCCGTGCCGGTCGTGGTGCGGGGTGGGCACTATGGCCCCCAGTTCGTGACTTATGTTTTGCATCAATATTATCAAGCCCATGTGACCCAACCGGTCTTGCTAGCCCAAGTCCGGGAATGGGGGGTTGAGATTTCGTCGGGGCAACTGAATCGTCTGCTGACGGAAGGTTATGACGACTTTCACCAGGAAAAGGACGCAATCAAGGCAGTCGGCTTGACTGTTTCGTCCTACGTCCAAACGGACGATACCGGCGCCCGCCATCAGGGGCAAAACGGCTACTGCACGTACTTGGGTAATGAGTGGTTTGCCTGCTTTGCCAGCACCGATGCCAAGAGTCGCATCAACTTCCTGGAGGTCTTGCAGACCGAGCGCCGCTATGAAATCAATGCCGAGGCCCTAGCGTACATGGCCGACCATGGCGTGGCGGCCGGCCACCGGGAACGGCTGGCGCAACGCCCGATCGTCGCGACCGACCCCCAAGCGTGGGCCGCCTATTTGCGGCGGAACCGGGTCGATAGCCCCCGGGCGATGACCCTCGTCACGGAAGGCGCGCTCATCGGCGGGCTGGCCGCGCAGGGGTTTCCGCTGGATCTGCGCTTGCTCAGCGATGACGCCGGGCAATTTGCCCTGTTCACCCACGCCTTGTGCTGGGTGCATGCGGAACGTCCTCTGCAACAGATTCTCCCGCTGAACGAAGCGGATCGGGTCGCCATTGATGACGTGCAAGAACAGATCTGGACGATCTATCGGAACTTGGCAACCTACCGCTTATCACCCACCCAGGCAGCGAAAGCCGCCATCAATGCCCAGTTTGATACACTGTGCGCGACCGCCACCGCCTGTGAACCGCTTAACCATGTTTTGCGGAGCTTCCAACGCAACCGGGAGGAGTTGCTCCGGGTGCTCGATTACCCGGAATTACCGCTGCACAACAACCGCAGCGAGAACGATATCCGGGATATGGTGAAGAAACGCAAGATCAGCGCCGGCACCCGCAGCGAGGACGGACGACGATGTCGCGACACCTTCCTCAGTCTCAAGAAGACCTGCGTTAAACACGGTCTCTCCTTCTGGGAATACCTGTACGATCGGGTGTCCGGTCAAAACACGATCCCCCCGCTCACGGATTTGATTCGCCAAGCTGCTGCGGCTTGA
- a CDS encoding cache domain-containing protein has product MRWLRLYSKIANKFIVYLIFLSVIPLLILGISSYHISQSTLQAEAQRYTLQLLRDQRDYLALQLEQVEALIANISGVEAILEAISVAGAASDTYTQLATQAHIGYILNNYLNLKGLVSIDIFSVNGNHYHVGDTLDVSQVDATTVQRIFQAAIPSDRLVLWTGVERNANLNSSEKQVLTAAKVLWRVNRKTLDREPIALLLASYSINDLYDQFHRIDLGENAYLQVIDQHNRLIYHPDRTLIGTIPDPSSWRARLDEDWSLTATINGEPYTISKCSLTAGGNNQAAAAWRIKSVSGGIVF; this is encoded by the coding sequence ATGCGCTGGCTCCGGCTTTACAGCAAAATCGCCAACAAATTTATCGTCTACCTAATATTTTTAAGTGTAATCCCACTCCTGATTCTCGGCATCAGCTCCTACCACATTTCTCAAAGCACTCTGCAAGCAGAGGCCCAACGCTATACTTTGCAACTGCTGCGCGATCAACGGGACTATTTGGCGCTACAACTCGAACAGGTCGAAGCATTAATCGCCAATATCTCTGGTGTTGAAGCCATTCTGGAGGCGATCAGCGTCGCAGGCGCCGCAAGCGATACCTATACCCAACTCGCTACCCAGGCGCATATCGGCTACATACTGAACAATTATCTGAATTTGAAAGGATTAGTGTCCATCGACATTTTTAGTGTCAACGGCAATCACTACCATGTCGGCGATACGCTCGATGTCAGCCAGGTCGACGCCACCACGGTGCAAAGAATTTTTCAGGCTGCTATCCCTAGCGATCGCCTGGTGCTATGGACTGGCGTAGAGCGTAACGCCAACCTCAACTCCAGCGAGAAACAGGTCCTTACTGCCGCCAAAGTGCTGTGGCGGGTGAACCGGAAAACCCTGGACCGGGAACCGATAGCGCTGTTGCTCGCCAGCTATAGCATCAATGATTTGTATGATCAATTTCACCGGATCGATTTAGGCGAAAACGCTTATCTTCAGGTTATCGATCAACATAACCGGCTGATTTATCACCCTGACCGGACGCTGATTGGCACCATCCCCGATCCATCGTCCTGGCGCGCGCGTCTCGATGAGGACTGGAGCCTGACCGCAACGATCAACGGTGAACCTTATACGATCAGTAAATGCTCATTAACTGCAGGCGGGAACAATCAAGCCGCAGCAGCTTGGCGAATCAAATCCGTGAGCGGGGGGATCGTGTTTTGA
- the nadB gene encoding L-aspartate oxidase: MTSLADFDVLIIGSGAAGLSLALRLANSTRIAVLAKGPLHEGSTYYAQGGVSAVLDVGDSIESHVQDTLIAGAGLCHADAVRFTVEHGREVIEWLSQQGVPFTREPNAEGIVDYHLHREGGHSHRRIVHAADATGRAIQTALEARAREHPNIVLLDQYIAVDLITRRKLGLAGNRCLGAYVLDQHRDQVEALAARFVVLATGGASRAYLYSSNPDGSTGDGIAMAWRAGCRVANMEFMQFHPTCLYHTQAKNFLISEAVRGEGGYLLLPDGTRFMRNFDVRMELAPRDIVARAIDHEMKRLGAECVYLDISHKPADFIRAHFPNIHAKCLEYGFDMARQPIPVVPAAHYTCGGVMTDLRARTDVEGLYATGEVAFTGLHGANRMASNSLLECLVFATAAAKDIGPQLDRAPIPPALPAWDESRVTDSDEEVVVTHNWAELRQFMWDYVGIVRTDKRLQRARRRVELLLGEIDEYYGNFRISGNVIELRNLAQVAELIIRSALARKESRGLHYTLDYPQANESAPVRDTVLAPINFAGADAPPRWTY; the protein is encoded by the coding sequence ATGACTTCGCTCGCCGACTTCGATGTACTCATTATTGGCAGCGGCGCCGCCGGTCTCAGCCTGGCGCTGCGGTTGGCCAACAGCACCCGCATTGCCGTGCTCGCCAAAGGCCCTCTGCATGAGGGCAGCACCTATTATGCCCAGGGCGGCGTCTCGGCGGTGCTGGATGTCGGCGACTCGATTGAATCCCACGTTCAGGATACCTTGATTGCTGGGGCCGGCCTGTGTCATGCCGACGCAGTTCGTTTTACCGTCGAACACGGTCGCGAAGTGATTGAATGGCTCAGCCAACAGGGCGTACCCTTCACTCGTGAACCAAATGCGGAAGGCATCGTTGATTATCATCTGCATCGCGAAGGCGGTCATAGCCATCGTCGCATCGTTCACGCGGCGGATGCGACCGGCCGGGCGATTCAGACGGCCCTGGAAGCGCGCGCGCGCGAACATCCGAACATCGTCTTGCTGGATCAGTATATCGCCGTCGATCTGATTACCCGCCGTAAACTGGGCCTGGCTGGTAATCGTTGTCTGGGGGCTTATGTACTGGATCAGCACCGTGACCAGGTTGAAGCGCTGGCGGCGCGGTTCGTGGTGCTGGCCACCGGCGGGGCCAGTCGGGCCTATCTCTATTCCAGCAATCCAGACGGTTCTACCGGTGATGGCATTGCTATGGCGTGGCGAGCGGGTTGCCGGGTAGCCAACATGGAGTTCATGCAGTTTCACCCGACCTGTCTCTATCATACACAGGCCAAGAACTTTCTGATTTCCGAGGCGGTGCGCGGGGAAGGCGGCTATTTGCTGTTACCGGATGGAACCCGCTTCATGCGCAATTTCGATGTGCGGATGGAATTAGCCCCTCGCGACATCGTAGCCCGGGCCATTGACCATGAAATGAAGCGCCTGGGTGCGGAGTGCGTCTATCTGGACATCAGCCATAAGCCTGCTGACTTTATCCGCGCGCATTTTCCGAATATTCACGCCAAATGCCTGGAGTATGGCTTTGACATGGCCCGGCAGCCCATTCCGGTCGTGCCGGCGGCGCACTATACTTGTGGCGGAGTGATGACCGATTTGCGGGCACGCACCGATGTGGAAGGGCTGTACGCTACTGGGGAAGTCGCTTTTACGGGCTTGCACGGCGCCAACCGCATGGCCAGCAATTCACTCCTGGAATGTCTGGTGTTCGCCACCGCCGCTGCCAAGGATATAGGTCCGCAACTGGATCGTGCGCCGATCCCACCTGCATTGCCCGCTTGGGACGAAAGCCGGGTCACGGATTCCGACGAAGAAGTCGTGGTCACCCATAACTGGGCGGAATTACGTCAGTTCATGTGGGACTATGTCGGTATTGTGCGCACTGATAAGCGCCTGCAACGCGCCCGGCGTCGGGTTGAATTGCTATTAGGAGAAATTGACGAGTATTACGGTAATTTCCGCATCAGCGGAAATGTGATTGAATTGCGCAATCTGGCACAGGTCGCAGAGTTGATTATTCGCAGCGCCCTAGCGCGCAAGGAAAGCCGGGGCCTGCATTACACGCTAGATTATCCGCAAGCTAACGAATCTGCACCGGTGCGAGACACAGTGCTGGCGCCGATCAACTTTGCCGGAGCAGATGCGCCGCCGCGTTGGACTTATTGA
- a CDS encoding sugar ABC transporter substrate-binding protein — protein sequence MGRKSLSILLTLVTLLLLVGGCGESADKTQPTAPSGASTSSTPVTQPAPAPTVALVMKTLTNPFFVDMEKGAREAKQELGIELQVKTAAQETSIEQQIQIVEELIHAKIDALVIAPGDSLELIPVLKKAQDAGIEVINIDNRLDPEYSTRLHLRPIPFISVDNEQGAYTAAKWISDRISAPTKAAIIEGIRGAANAEARRQGALRAFAENPAITVVASETAHWKIDEAYQVAKKLFGAHPDIGALFCANDMMALGALKYLDEQGNNQVLVASFDALEPAKAAIRAGKLAATVDQQAAQQGYLGVQYAMRALAGETLPMETLIDTRLITADTLP from the coding sequence ATGGGTAGAAAAAGCCTTTCCATCCTACTCACCTTGGTGACCCTGCTACTGCTGGTAGGCGGGTGCGGTGAGTCCGCCGATAAGACCCAGCCGACGGCCCCATCTGGAGCATCGACATCTTCCACGCCGGTTACGCAGCCCGCGCCTGCGCCGACGGTCGCTCTTGTGATGAAAACCCTGACTAACCCCTTCTTTGTCGACATGGAAAAAGGCGCTCGTGAAGCGAAACAGGAGTTGGGCATTGAATTGCAAGTCAAAACCGCTGCGCAGGAGACCTCGATCGAACAACAGATTCAGATCGTGGAAGAACTGATTCACGCCAAGATCGACGCCCTCGTCATTGCACCCGGCGACTCTCTGGAGCTGATTCCCGTGCTCAAAAAAGCGCAGGACGCGGGCATCGAAGTGATCAATATCGACAACCGATTGGACCCGGAGTACTCCACCCGTCTCCATTTACGCCCCATACCGTTTATCAGCGTCGATAATGAGCAGGGCGCCTACACGGCGGCAAAATGGATCAGCGACCGCATCAGCGCACCGACGAAAGCCGCGATTATCGAAGGCATTCGCGGCGCGGCCAATGCGGAAGCGCGTCGACAAGGAGCCTTGCGCGCATTCGCCGAGAACCCGGCAATCACGGTGGTCGCCAGCGAAACCGCTCACTGGAAGATCGATGAGGCTTATCAGGTTGCGAAAAAACTGTTCGGCGCTCACCCGGATATCGGTGCGTTGTTTTGCGCCAACGATATGATGGCGCTGGGCGCTTTGAAGTACCTGGACGAACAAGGCAACAACCAGGTGCTGGTCGCTAGTTTCGATGCTTTGGAACCGGCGAAGGCGGCGATTCGCGCTGGCAAATTGGCCGCGACTGTCGACCAGCAAGCTGCACAGCAAGGTTACCTGGGTGTCCAATACGCCATGCGGGCGCTGGCGGGGGAAACCCTGCCGATGGAAACGCTCATCGACACCCGCCTGATCACGGCTGACACTTTGCCATAA
- the mnmE gene encoding tRNA uridine-5-carboxymethylaminomethyl(34) synthesis GTPase MnmE, producing MNDTIAAIATPPGRGGIGIVRLSGPLSATVAEAVCGQRPAPRQALLRRFRAGDGSILDEGIALYFPSPHSFTGEDVLELHGHGGPVVMDLLLARVLELGVRPARPGEFSERAFLNDKLDLVQAEAIADLIASTTAEAARAAVRSLEGEFSTQVNALVEGLIELRMYIEAAIDFPEEEIDFLADGAIAERLRALRERLCALQEAARQGWLLRDGMTVVIAGRPNAGKSSLLNQLAGREAAIVTDIPGTTRDVLREQIAIDGMPLHVIDTAGLRDSLDPVEQEGIRRAWAEIAAADRILLLVDDRQGFTVEDQALRERLPTEIGVTVIHNKIDLTGREPALQAVDWGHELQLSAKTGVGLELLREHLKACMGYHSGEGTLMARRRHLEALERASTALVAADEQLTVFRAGELAAEDLRHAQNALGEITGEFTSNDLLGRIFGSFCIGK from the coding sequence ATGAACGACACCATTGCCGCCATTGCCACGCCTCCAGGCCGGGGCGGCATCGGTATCGTGCGCCTCTCCGGTCCACTGAGCGCCACCGTCGCCGAGGCCGTGTGCGGTCAGCGCCCTGCCCCCCGTCAGGCTCTCCTGCGCCGGTTCCGCGCCGGCGATGGCAGCATTCTTGACGAGGGCATCGCGCTTTATTTCCCCTCTCCCCATTCCTTCACCGGCGAAGACGTGCTGGAATTACATGGTCACGGCGGACCCGTGGTCATGGATCTATTGCTGGCGCGTGTTCTAGAATTGGGCGTTCGCCCGGCCCGGCCCGGTGAGTTTTCTGAGCGCGCCTTTCTCAATGATAAGCTTGATCTGGTTCAGGCGGAGGCGATTGCCGACCTAATCGCCAGCACGACAGCCGAAGCCGCACGCGCCGCCGTGCGCTCGCTGGAAGGAGAATTTTCAACGCAAGTGAATGCGCTCGTTGAGGGACTGATTGAGCTGCGGATGTACATCGAGGCGGCGATCGATTTTCCTGAAGAAGAAATCGACTTCCTGGCGGATGGAGCGATAGCGGAGCGATTGCGCGCTTTGCGGGAACGGTTATGCGCTTTGCAGGAGGCCGCCAGACAGGGCTGGTTATTGCGCGATGGCATGACGGTGGTGATCGCTGGACGACCTAACGCGGGCAAATCAAGCCTGTTGAACCAGTTAGCGGGACGGGAAGCGGCGATTGTCACCGACATTCCCGGCACCACTCGCGATGTGTTGCGTGAACAAATCGCCATTGATGGAATGCCGTTGCATGTCATTGATACCGCTGGTCTGCGCGACAGCCTTGATCCGGTGGAGCAGGAGGGCATTCGCCGCGCCTGGGCGGAGATTGCCGCCGCCGACCGGATTTTGCTGCTGGTGGATGATCGGCAGGGATTCACAGTCGAAGATCAGGCGTTGCGGGAGCGGTTGCCAACGGAAATCGGGGTGACGGTCATTCACAATAAAATTGATCTGACTGGGCGAGAACCTGCTTTGCAGGCGGTGGACTGGGGTCATGAACTCCAGTTGTCGGCGAAAACCGGTGTCGGTTTGGAGCTGCTGCGCGAACACTTGAAGGCGTGTATGGGTTACCACAGCGGCGAGGGGACGTTGATGGCGCGGCGGCGGCATCTGGAGGCGCTGGAGCGGGCGTCAACGGCGCTGGTGGCAGCCGATGAGCAGTTGACGGTATTTCGCGCCGGGGAACTGGCGGCGGAGGATCTGCGTCATGCGCAGAATGCCCTGGGGGAAATTACCGGTGAGTTTACTTCCAATGATTTACTGGGGCGGATTTTTGGAAGTTTTTGCATCGGAAAATGA